The Capra hircus breed San Clemente chromosome 22, ASM170441v1, whole genome shotgun sequence DNA segment AGGGGGGATGGCTGCCTGAAGGATTCAAATGTGGGGTGGAGCTCAGGGTGGGTCTGCTTTAACAGAATTCTACCCGCTAGGTTGATGCAGAGATGGTGGTGGACCTGGCCCAGGCCATGGGACCACTGAAGGGGACAGAAGGAGAGCCTCTGGAAGAGCAGCTGGATGAGTCTCTTGTGCGGACAGTTGCCTTGAGCAGTGCTGGTGGCTTGAGCCCCATGGCAGCTGTGCTAGGTGCTGTGGCTGCCCAGGAAGTGCTGAAGGTGGGCACAGGCAGAGACAGCGCGGGGCTGGGAAGGGTGCAGAGGTCACTGTGGATGCCACAGGGTGCCCAACACTAGAGAGCAGCCTTAGGAGCTTCACCAACCTGGGTGCAGCCCTCAGCCAGGATCTCAGGGGATTAGGAGGTGCCAAGAGTCCCCAGACTAAAGCTCTGACTTACAGGCGATTTCTGGCAAGTTTATGCCCCTGGACCAGTGGCTGTACTTCGATGCCCTGGATTGCCTTCCGGAAGTTGGGGACCCCTTTCCCAACCCTGAGGACTGTGCACCGGTGAGAACGTGTGGTAGGGATGCAAGCCTTAGCTAAACTCAGGACACAGGGAGAAACATGAAGAATAGTCCTGAGGTCCTGACCTGGAAAACTGGGAGTGAGagggagacccagcacaggccgGTGGTCGTCGTCAAGCCCAGTCTGTGTTCCCTAGAGACGCTGCCGCTATGATGGGCAAACTGCAGTGTTTGGGGCAGATTTTCAGGAGAAGCTGAGCCACCAGCACTACCTCCTGGTGAGCCACGTGGTGAGGTTGGGAGTGTGCGGAGGGGTGAGGCCTGGCCCTCTGGCTAAGGTTGCTCCTGCCTGCCGGCAGGTGGGTGCTGGCGCTGTCGGCTGCGAGCTGCTCAAAGGCTTTGCCCTGatgggcctgggggctgggggcagtgggGGCGTGACCGTTGCCGACATGGACCATGTGGAGCTCTCCAACCTTAGCCGGCAGTTCCTCTTCAGGTCCCAGGACATTCACGTGAGTGTCGACCCTTCCCCACGCCCACATCCTGGACTGTCCTCCCACagtacccccctccccccacccccaacatctTCCTGCTTTCTTCTCAGAGGCAAAAGGCAGAGGTGGCTGCAGAGGCCACTCGCCGCCTGAATGCAGACTTGCAGGTTACCCCACTCAACCTCCAGCTGGATCCCACTACAGAGCACATCTTTGGGGACGACTTCTTCTCCGGTGTGGATGGTGTGGCTGCTGCCGTGGACACTTTCGAGGCCCGTGAGTGCCCAGCCTCAGAACTCACTCTTGTCTGAGTGCCAGCCCCACTTCTGACCCTCTGCCTCCCTTGCCAGGGGACTACATAGCTGCTCGTTGCACCCACTTTCTGAAACCACTCCTGGAGGCAGGCACCACAGGCACCCGGGGTAGCGCTGGCGTGTTCATACCACACGTGACTGAGAACTACAAAGCCCCCTCTGATGCAGCTTCTGAAGATGCCCCCGAGCCTGTCTGCACTGTGCGGTACATTCCCGCCACAGCCGAGCACACCGTGCAGGTGGGAGGCACCCCGGAGACTCCTACCTGCCTGGCTCAGTCCTCTGCCCCAGACCTACTTCCTAACTGCCACCTCATGGCTTCTCTCTCCCCCACAGTGGGCCAAGGGTGAGTTTGACGACCTTTTCTGTGAGTCTGCCAAGACCATCAACAGCCACCCACAGTAAGACCCCGACAAGGGCGAATGGGAGTCCAGGGTCCCTAACACCAAGAGGCTCAGGGCTTAGCCTCAAGCTTTCCCAACCGTCCGCAGCGCACTCTCATCTCCAGAAGGCTTGGTTAAGTCGCAGAAGCAGCCCCTGTTGCAGACAATGCGGGGTGTCCTGACAGAGCGTCCACAGACCTGGCGAGACTGCGTGCTGTGGGCCCTTGGCCACTGGCAGCTCCGCTTCCATTATGGCATCACACAGCTGCTGAGGACCTACCCACCTGACAAAGTGGGTGGCTGGGGGCCAGGAGGCTGAGGGCTTGGGGGCGACCGGACTGAGCCCAGCAGCCTCTGTGTTTCCCTAGGTGCAGGAGGATGGAACTCCATTCTGGTCGGGTCCCAAACAGTATCCCCAGCCCTTGGAGTTTGATGCTAGCCAAGTGAGTGGGGTCCCTGGGCAGCCCTGAGATGGAAATGTGGCCCCTCAGGGCAGAGGTGAGCACCTCTGTGTTTTGTAGCGATGCCGAGACGCTGAGAGGGAGACAGCCACGTCTGTGCACATGTGGGTGTCCACATGGGAGGCGGAGGCAGGCCCTCCAACAGATCTTCAAGTGGGCGCTGACCCCCGCCCCACGCACCCACACACGCTCACTCAGGCCCATGAGCCTCTGGGTCTCATTGCAGGATACACACCTCCTTTACGTGCTGGCAGCTGCCAACCTGTATGCCCAGATGCATAGGCTGCCTGGCTCACAGGACCAGACTGCGCTCAGGGGACTACTGAATTTGCTGCCACTGCCTGACCCCCAGAACATGGACCGCATTTTTGCTAGTGAGCTGGAGCTGGATTCGCCTTCTGGTGAGTTTGGTGAGGTCCCCGGCCCTGAGCCCTCTATGCTGCCATCCAAAGGCCTGAGATTCCTCAGCCTGTGCTGCAGAAAGAAGATGGGTCTGGGGCCCCTGAAGCCAAGTGACAACCTATTAGgccctctgaccttgcttctctcTAGCCTTGGGTTCATCCCCTGGTCCCAGAGTAGGTCCTCTCCCTCCTATTTACCATCCTCACCACCCCATTCCCTTGGCCAACtctcagcaaaggaaaaaaactcCACAAACCACTGGGCCCTGGGGAGCAACTAGCTGTGCCCCCCCTGATGAGGACAGGGTCAcctaggtatgtgtgtgtgtgcaggcacacATAACGTGAGGGCTAGGGCTGCCAGAGAAGAGATTGCACCATCCATCAAGGGATCTCCTTGAAAGCGGTAAGTGGTAGACTTGGCAGGGACCAAGGACAGGCAGGCAGGCTCAAGAAGAGTATAGGACTTGGGGGCTAAGGACTGTTttaaccctcctcctcctcccaacaGGCTGTAAGCAACTGCATGAAGACCTGAAGACCTGGAGCAAGGGTCCTTCCCTTGAACCCTTGACATTCGAGAAGGTCAGAGCCCAAGTGGGAGTGAAGGGCTGGGCCAGAGAGGTTGATGGGGAAGGTCAAGAGCTAAGTAGGTAGTTTTGAAGTCCCTGGGCCTGAGTTTTCCTCCCTGAAGGATCCCAgaagcagctcagcttccctgagcCTCCGTCTCCTTACCTGTTAAGCACAGAATCGTGTGAAGACCTGTGTAGCAGCACAGGTTCGGGGCACTGGGACAGTGTTCATACAACTGTGCCTTGGGTCTCATAGGACAATGACAGCAACTTCCACGTGGATTTTGTGGTGGCAGCGGCCAGCCTGAGAGCTCAGAACTATGGGATCCCAGTGGCTAGCCACGCTGAGGTAACCTGCCCCTTGGGGCTCAGGCCTGGAGGTGGCGGGTCAAACCCTAGCCTTAGGCCTCGGGCCCAGATCAGATCTCCTGTCCTTGGCAGACCAAGCGAATTGTGGGCCGGATTATCCCAGCCGTTGTCACCACTACAGCGGCCGTGGCTGGCCTGGTGGGCTTGGAGCTGTACAAGGTGGTGGGCGGACCACGGCCCCGCCATGCCTTTCGCCACAGCTATCTGCACCTGGCTGAAAACTACTTTAGCCGCTGGGTACCTAAGGCCCCAGACATCCAGAAGGTGAGCCCTGGACACCTCACCTGTACCAGACCTGAGTTTTCCCTGCACCTACCCAAACAGGCCCTACTCCAGCTTCAGGCTCTCGTGGGACGCAGACTCTGGGGGAGTCCTCAAGACCTCCTTCAGCTGCCTCCCTGCTGCACAGCCAGGCTGGGACCTGTCAGACACAGGAAGCAGCCGTcagccacccccagcccccaacccTCCAGGTCTGGGGGAGCTGCAGCTTTAACTCATTAGTGGAGCCAGACATCCATCCCCCACCATCCCCGCCTTCCCTGAGGGGGAGGGGGGACTAGGGCCCAAGCCCTAAACAGAGCCTAACGTCAGGCTGCCAGGCATGGGGATCCTCGCCTGCCCCCCTCAACTGAGTTAAAGGGCACTGAGCTCACCAGCATGGGTATGGGGGTGTGCAACTCTGTCACAGGGTGTGCATTCCTGTCACAAGTGTGAGGGCACCTGGGTCTGGGCATCCCTGGCTCCGTGGTGTGTGGCCATGGAGGGAGCATGCTTGCACATCTGTGTGCCAGAGGAGGCTGCAGGGCCCTTTCATGATGTGGGCCTGCATGGCTTTGCCTGTGAGTACACGTGTGGGcttgtgtgcatatgtgttccTTCAAGTGTTGGGCTGTGAATGCCCCGGCTGTGTGCCCAGGCTCTGTAAAAGTTGGCATTTCCCTGGGGACACAGGAGAGGGTCTGGAGAGAATTCTCTCACCAGGGTAGAGGGGAGAGGTCATGGGCCGGCACTGGGCTTAGGCTGAGCAGCCCTGGGGTCCCTCAGGGCACAGCACACAGAGCCCCTTTGTGAGGGCCCCTCCTCTAGCTAGAACACAAGCTGCCTTTGTCtatggaggagggggaagggaggagaagggtccCCCACATCACTTCTGGTCCTGTCTCAGCTTGACCTCACTGTTTTCTGGGGAGCTGGCAGAACCCCTCTAGTCTTGGTCCCTGGCTGCCTGCCACCCTTATGTCCTCAGCTCTGGGTACCAGAACCCCAAGACTCAAGAAACAAGGAACAAAGGGACAGAAAGAGAGTCCTCTGTGGACTGTGTCCCCACTGAAGTCACTGTGCCCCTCACCCATGTGTCTATGAGAAAGTCCAAGGCCCTGGTGGTAAAGGATTAGGGGACCGGATGTACCCGCCCCCCACCCTCTCTTCCAGCCTTACATTTGAGGAACAGGCAGCTTTATCAGAGATTGCAGCAGCCCTGCTCCTGCTTCCTCGCTTCCTCAGGAAGCTGTgcaccccccccaacacacacacacacacacacacacacacacacaatcagccTGTGTGATGGATCGCCTGTTTCCCTGTGCGGGGGGCCCCATAGCCCCATTTCCTGTCCCAGCACAGGCCGGGAGGGTGTTGAGATTCTGGGCCCAGATCCCACGTTCCATCCCCACCCCCTGGCTTCTGCTTCCTGCCTCTAGTCCAGCTCCTCCCCTAGGAAAGGGGCCATAAGCTATTGGCaactggggcagggagagggtgtgtgtgtgtaagaagcTTCTCACTCCTCCCCACTGCCACCCCCCAGTTCCATCACCTGAAGTGGACCTGTTGGGACCGCTTGGAAGTGCCTGCTGGGCAGCCCGAGAGGACCCTGGAGTCGTTGCTGGCCCACATCCAGGTGTGCCCCAGTTCTGCCCTGCTCCCAGGCCTGGCCCTGCTGGCCCCTGACCCATCTCTCTCTAGGAGCTACAAGGACTGAGGGTGACGATGCTCCTGCATGGGTCGGCCCAGCTCTACTCAGCAGGATGGTCTGAGGAAAAACAGGCCCGGCACCTGTCCCGCAGGTGAGCCCGCACCTGGCTTTAACCAGGCCCTGGAGGTTGGAGGTGAGGGATGCGCAGCCTctcctcttcccaaccccattTGGGCCCCTCACACCTTCCTGAAGTTTTCTTTTGCCAAATGGAGCCAGCAaacgggctgggggtggggtaagGGTCAGGAGCCCTCTAGGAGGGGCCTCTAGGAGCTGCCTGCTTGGCCAGCCCCACCAGCTCCTCCACACCCTCCCCTTTCACGGCCCACTCCCAGGGGACTCACAGCTTCCTGCCTCCTGCTCGCCCCGCCAGCCGCTCCTAAAATAGTTTTCAGATGTTTCCTGTCTTGGGCTGCTCCTGCTCCTAGCTTGGGCTCCTTCTGGTCCCCCagcaccctggagcccatgccAGGACACTCTCTGTCACCACTCACCTATCCaatctccccaccccctccccccacgtCAGGGTGACAGAGCTGGTGAAGAAGGAGCCTGGGCAGCGGGTGCTGGTATTGGAACTTGGCTACGAGGGCGAGGAGTATGACACTAACTTTCCACGTTTGCACTACAAGCTGTGACAAGGCAGCAGCCCCACCGCCCAGCTCCATCGGGCCCTGCATCCTGAGCCCTGCGTCCCGAGCCCTGCGTCCCAAGCCCACAGCAGACACTCAATAAACACTTGTTGAAGGAAGGTGTTCAGTGGACAGGACGGGTGATGGAGCAGACACATGGCGTGTGACACAGGCGTGACAAGGACCCCTGCAGGGGAGGGAAAAGGCTCTTTCGATTCGCCTGCCTGAGTTGTGCCTTGCAGGGCTGGCGCTGCCTCCTGGAGCCTCGAGGGGTACAGAACCAGGATTGTCCAGAGAAAGGCCTTTATTGTCCCAGGCTGGAGGGCAGGGTCAGAGGTAGCTGACAACATCATTGCAAATGATGGGCTGCCGACTGCGGCAACTCATGAGGGCTGCAAAGCGTGAGACATCCGCAGGTAGTTCGGGTTCTGGGCGAGGTGGGCATGACAGTCGCTTTCCTGCCAGTGCTGCCCGGCGCGCCCTGGCTAGCTGGCGCCGCAGCTGCTCAGAGAGGCCCAGCAGGAACTGGGGGGGCCGAGCACGCGCACGGGGCCCACCCCCATTGTCCCCCTCACCCGCTGCCTCGGGCAGCTCCATCCAGTTGTGCACCAAGTCCGCAAAGCAATTGTCCCCCAGCACCAGGGGCTGGCGACTACGACCCCTGCTCAGCAGGGCTGTGGTCCAGTCCTCGGCTTCTAGCCCCCGCCAGTGCTCCAGGCAGGCATCTGGGGTGGACTTGGGCCGTGGTCGGTGGACAGGTGGTACCCGGGCCATGGGCGCACCGCTAGGCTGGGCAACACCACTGGTTGAGAGGCGCTGTCTCCGGGGGGGCCATGCCGAGGCTGCTGGGTGCTGGGGTACGGGCAGCTCTTCCTCTCTCCATGTGCTGCCTGACACCTCTGAGAAGCCAGAGTCCCAGTCCAGGCCGTGCTCCCTGGGGCTCCCAAAGGCTGCACTCCTGTCTCCTGTCACCCCTACTTCGTCATCCTCTTCCTCCACACCACAGACCGAGTCCTCTTCCAACGCATCTGAGGCCCTGAGCTGGTGCTTGAGCCGCACGCCTGGGCGGTGTTTGGGGGGTGGCGGAAGGGGACCAGGCATTGGGGGTGAGCCAGTGTCCCGGCCACACAGCTGTGGAAGAAGAGAGGGCAGAAGTGGTAGGAGCAGTGCTGGTCACTccggc contains these protein-coding regions:
- the UBA7 gene encoding ubiquitin-like modifier-activating enzyme 7 isoform X1 translates to MDTLETSKSLDKELYSRQLYVLGLPAMRRIQGAKVLLSGLQGLGAEVAKNLVLMGVGSLTLHDPHPTCWSDLAAQFLLSEQDLGRSRAEASQKLLAELNGAVQVCVYTGDITEDLLLDFQVVVLTASRLEEQLRVGTLCHEHGVCFLVADTRGLVGQLFCDFGKNFTVQDPTEAEPLMATIQHISQGSPGILTLREEADAHHFHTGDWVTFSGIEGMVELNGCDPRPLHVREDGTLEIGDTTAFSRYLRGGAVTEVKRAKTVSHEPLDAALLQPRVVAQSPQEVHRARCLHQSFRSLHKFQQLHGRPPKPWDPVDAEMVVDLAQAMGPLKGTEGEPLEEQLDESLVRTVALSSAGGLSPMAAVLGAVAAQEVLKAISGKFMPLDQWLYFDALDCLPEVGDPFPNPEDCAPRRCRYDGQTAVFGADFQEKLSHQHYLLVGAGAVGCELLKGFALMGLGAGGSGGVTVADMDHVELSNLSRQFLFRSQDIHRQKAEVAAEATRRLNADLQVTPLNLQLDPTTEHIFGDDFFSGVDGVAAAVDTFEARDYIAARCTHFLKPLLEAGTTGTRGSAGVFIPHVTENYKAPSDAASEDAPEPVCTVRYIPATAEHTVQWAKGEFDDLFCESAKTINSHPHALSSPEGLVKSQKQPLLQTMRGVLTERPQTWRDCVLWALGHWQLRFHYGITQLLRTYPPDKVQEDGTPFWSGPKQYPQPLEFDASQDTHLLYVLAAANLYAQMHRLPGSQDQTALRGLLNLLPLPDPQNMDRIFASELELDSPSGCKQLHEDLKTWSKGPSLEPLTFEKDNDSNFHVDFVVAAASLRAQNYGIPVASHAETKRIVGRIIPAVVTTTAAVAGLVGLELYKVVGGPRPRHAFRHSYLHLAENYFSRWVPKAPDIQKFHHLKWTCWDRLEVPAGQPERTLESLLAHIQELQGLRVTMLLHGSAQLYSAGWSEEKQARHLSRRVTELVKKEPGQRVLVLELGYEGEEYDTNFPRLHYKL
- the UBA7 gene encoding ubiquitin-like modifier-activating enzyme 7 isoform X2, which translates into the protein MDTLETSKSLDKELYSRQLYVLGLPAMRRIQGAKVLLSGLQGLGAEVAKNLVLMGVGSLTLHDPHPTCWSDLAAQFLLSEQDLGRSRAEASQKLLAELNGAVQVCVYTGDITEDLLLDFQVVVLTASRLEEQLRVGTLCHEHGVCFLVADTRGLVGQLFCDFGKNFTVQDPTEAEPLMATIQHISQGSPGILTLREEADAHHFHTGDWVTFSGIEGMVELNGCDPRPLHVREDGTLEIGDTTAFSRYLRGGAVTEVKRAKTVSHEPLDAALLQPRVVAQSPQEVHRARCLHQSFRSLHKFQQLHGRPPKPWDPVDAEMVVDLAQAMGPLKGTEGEPLEEQLDESLVRTVALSSAGGLSPMAAVLGAVAAQEVLKAISGKFMPLDQWLYFDALDCLPEVGDPFPNPEDCAPRRCRYDGQTAVFGADFQEKLSHQHYLLVGAGAVGCELLKGFALMGLGAGGSGGVTVADMDHVELSNLSRQFLFRSQDIHRQKAEVAAEATRRLNADLQVTPLNLQLDPTTEHIFGDDFFSGVDGVAAAVDTFEARDYIAARCTHFLKPLLEAGTTGTRGSAGVFIPHVTENYKAPSDAASEDAPEPVCTVRYIPATAEHTVQWAKGEFDDLFCESAKTINSHPHALSSPEGLVKSQKQPLLQTMRGVLTERPQTWRDCVLWALGHWQLRFHYGITQLLRTYPPDKVQEDGTPFWSGPKQYPQPLEFDASQDTHLLYVLAAANLYAQMHRLPGSQDQTALRGLLNLLPLPDPQNMDRIFASELELDSPSGCKQLHEDLKTWSKGPSLEPLTFEKDNDSNFHVDFVVAAASLRAQNYGIPVASHAETKRIVGRIIPAVVTTTAAVAGLVGLELYKVVGGPRPRHAFRHSYLHLAENYFSRWVPKAPDIQKELQGLRVTMLLHGSAQLYSAGWSEEKQARHLSRRVTELVKKEPGQRVLVLELGYEGEEYDTNFPRLHYKL
- the UBA7 gene encoding ubiquitin-like modifier-activating enzyme 7 isoform X3; its protein translation is MIPILLAGLTWLPRQLFCDFGKNFTVQDPTEAEPLMATIQHISQGSPGILTLREEADAHHFHTGDWVTFSGIEGMVELNGCDPRPLHVREDGTLEIGDTTAFSRYLRGGAVTEVKRAKTVSHEPLDAALLQPRVVAQSPQEVHRARCLHQSFRSLHKFQQLHGRPPKPWDPVDAEMVVDLAQAMGPLKGTEGEPLEEQLDESLVRTVALSSAGGLSPMAAVLGAVAAQEVLKAISGKFMPLDQWLYFDALDCLPEVGDPFPNPEDCAPRRCRYDGQTAVFGADFQEKLSHQHYLLVGAGAVGCELLKGFALMGLGAGGSGGVTVADMDHVELSNLSRQFLFRSQDIHRQKAEVAAEATRRLNADLQVTPLNLQLDPTTEHIFGDDFFSGVDGVAAAVDTFEARDYIAARCTHFLKPLLEAGTTGTRGSAGVFIPHVTENYKAPSDAASEDAPEPVCTVRYIPATAEHTVQWAKGEFDDLFCESAKTINSHPHALSSPEGLVKSQKQPLLQTMRGVLTERPQTWRDCVLWALGHWQLRFHYGITQLLRTYPPDKVQEDGTPFWSGPKQYPQPLEFDASQDTHLLYVLAAANLYAQMHRLPGSQDQTALRGLLNLLPLPDPQNMDRIFASELELDSPSGCKQLHEDLKTWSKGPSLEPLTFEKDNDSNFHVDFVVAAASLRAQNYGIPVASHAETKRIVGRIIPAVVTTTAAVAGLVGLELYKVVGGPRPRHAFRHSYLHLAENYFSRWVPKAPDIQKFHHLKWTCWDRLEVPAGQPERTLESLLAHIQELQGLRVTMLLHGSAQLYSAGWSEEKQARHLSRRVTELVKKEPGQRVLVLELGYEGEEYDTNFPRLHYKL
- the FAM212A gene encoding protein FAM212A → MHSARLDSFLGQLRWELLCGRDTGSPPMPGPLPPPPKHRPGVRLKHQLRASDALEEDSVCGVEEEDDEVGVTGDRSAAFGSPREHGLDWDSGFSEVSGSTWREEELPVPQHPAASAWPPRRQRLSTSGVAQPSGAPMARVPPVHRPRPKSTPDACLEHWRGLEAEDWTTALLSRGRSRQPLVLGDNCFADLVHNWMELPEAAGEGDNGGGPRARARPPQFLLGLSEQLRRQLARARRAALAGKRLSCPPRPEPELPADVSRFAALMSCRSRQPIICNDVVSYL